One window of the Chryseotalea sp. WA131a genome contains the following:
- a CDS encoding UPF0236 family protein, with the protein MSKEEFLAVAEQRYDALQKLNQLDSFYTCEKLFLELWRDLGREVLEKNLGAVPTDRQKKNFTTLGQIEIDKRNAFSEGKNGFQISPMMQELMVYAGQLDCYGKGHEVLKQFLQAEVSAAQVYRVTDTYGAELGKTVNEGRTLPPIKQQVTLYVEVYGSMILTREKKWKEVKVGRIFNSSDCVKTDEKPGWIKQSQYIAHLGDHRSFIGQTDGPIESYGSLGGRLVFICDGAPWTRNWITDTFPNALSILDYHHATQYLYPFSESYFKEDRQQAGQWIESQKKLLLNSDVDLVMDSIRKLSPGHPQARKVLEYYQANKDRMDYKRYSTIGCGLIGSGAIESAHRTVVQKRLKLSGQRWTKRGTQNMLNLRVTKMNGQWNKVIKLVQTEFKKAA; encoded by the coding sequence ATGAGCAAGGAGGAATTTTTAGCCGTAGCGGAACAACGTTACGATGCCCTTCAAAAGCTGAACCAATTGGACAGCTTTTATACTTGCGAAAAATTGTTTTTGGAACTGTGGCGCGACCTTGGCCGAGAGGTCCTCGAAAAGAATCTGGGTGCTGTTCCAACGGACAGGCAAAAAAAAAACTTTACGACCCTGGGCCAAATAGAAATTGACAAGCGCAATGCCTTTAGTGAAGGCAAGAATGGTTTTCAAATCAGCCCAATGATGCAAGAACTCATGGTGTATGCGGGCCAACTGGATTGTTATGGCAAGGGCCATGAGGTGCTCAAACAATTTTTACAAGCAGAAGTAAGTGCCGCACAGGTCTATCGGGTCACCGATACCTATGGGGCGGAACTTGGCAAAACAGTAAATGAAGGAAGAACGCTCCCGCCCATAAAACAACAAGTTACTCTGTATGTGGAGGTTTATGGATCAATGATATTGACACGGGAAAAGAAATGGAAAGAGGTAAAGGTGGGCCGGATATTCAATTCCTCTGATTGCGTTAAAACAGATGAAAAGCCTGGCTGGATCAAGCAATCACAGTATATCGCCCATTTAGGGGATCATCGTTCCTTCATCGGACAAACCGATGGGCCCATCGAATCCTATGGCTCATTGGGTGGGCGGCTGGTCTTTATCTGCGATGGCGCACCGTGGACCCGGAACTGGATAACGGATACTTTCCCCAATGCCCTATCAATTTTGGATTACCATCATGCCACCCAATATTTGTACCCATTTTCGGAATCTTATTTCAAGGAAGATAGACAACAAGCAGGTCAATGGATTGAATCACAAAAGAAACTTTTGTTGAACAGTGATGTGGATTTAGTAATGGACAGCATCAGAAAATTATCGCCTGGCCATCCACAAGCCCGAAAAGTCCTGGAATATTACCAAGCCAACAAAGACAGAATGGACTACAAGAGATATTCAACCATAGGGTGCGGACTTATTGGATCAGGCGCCATAGAATCAGCCCATCGGACAGTCGTACAAAAAAGACTTAAACTCTCAGGGCAAAGGTGGACTAAAAGAGGGACTCAAAACATGCTCAACCTACGGGTAACAAAGATGAATGGGCAATGGAACAAGGTCATTAAACTCGTGCAAACCGAATTCAAAAAAGCAGCCTAA
- the dnaX gene encoding DNA polymerase III subunit gamma/tau produces the protein MDSFVVSARKYRPLGFDEVVGQEHITTTLKNAIDNNKLAQALLFCGPRGVGKTTCARIVARMINGFEEKAEVNSLNIFELDAASNNSVEDIRNLIDQVRYSPQFGKFKVYIIDEVHMLSNSAFNAFLKTLEEPPPYAIFILATTEKHKVIPTILSRCQIFDFNRIQVSDIAKQLKKVADREKIKVEDEALHLIAQKADGALRDGLSIFDLMVTFSSGKAVTFKDVINNLHILDYEYYFKVVDGLIAENFTQPLLILDEILRKGFDGHNFIIGLSEHLRNLMVSQDARTVALMEVPDSVKEKYLKQSLSISPSLLLSWLSIANHCDINYKSSKNQRLLVELALMKMASVNSVFKSTASDVEAVKKKVNQA, from the coding sequence ATGGATAGTTTTGTTGTTTCCGCCCGAAAATACAGACCACTCGGTTTTGACGAAGTGGTTGGGCAAGAACACATCACCACTACGCTCAAAAACGCCATCGACAATAATAAGCTTGCACAAGCATTGCTTTTTTGTGGGCCGCGCGGTGTGGGCAAAACCACCTGCGCGCGCATTGTGGCACGCATGATCAACGGCTTTGAAGAAAAGGCTGAAGTCAACTCGCTGAATATTTTTGAGTTAGATGCAGCCTCCAATAACTCAGTAGAAGACATCCGTAACCTTATCGACCAAGTTCGCTACTCTCCTCAATTCGGAAAGTTTAAAGTTTATATTATTGACGAGGTGCACATGCTCTCTAACTCGGCCTTCAATGCTTTTTTGAAGACGCTGGAAGAGCCACCCCCATACGCCATCTTTATTTTGGCCACCACCGAAAAACACAAGGTCATTCCTACCATTCTTTCACGATGCCAGATTTTTGATTTTAATCGAATTCAAGTTTCGGATATTGCCAAGCAGTTAAAAAAAGTTGCTGACCGAGAAAAAATAAAAGTTGAAGACGAGGCATTACACCTCATCGCCCAAAAAGCAGATGGTGCCTTACGCGATGGTCTTTCCATTTTCGACTTGATGGTCACGTTCTCTTCAGGCAAAGCGGTTACTTTCAAAGACGTTATCAATAATCTGCATATTCTCGATTACGAATATTACTTTAAAGTGGTGGATGGACTGATCGCAGAAAATTTCACACAGCCTCTTTTGATATTGGATGAGATTTTACGAAAGGGTTTTGACGGTCATAATTTTATCATTGGATTGAGTGAACATCTGCGTAACCTAATGGTATCGCAAGATGCACGCACCGTTGCCTTAATGGAAGTACCCGACTCAGTAAAAGAGAAATATTTAAAACAGTCGCTGTCTATCTCACCTTCTCTCCTACTCTCGTGGCTTAGCATTGCCAACCACTGCGACATCAATTACAAAAGCAGCAAAAACCAACGACTGTTGGTAGAACTCGCGTTGATGAAAATGGCCAGCGTAAACTCCGTTTTCAAAAGCACTGCTTCGGATGTCGAAGCGGTAAAAAAAAAAGTGAACCAAGCCTAG
- a CDS encoding prohibitin family protein — protein MKPTNIISVAVLVAIVSSCAVVRQGEVGVKRKMGKLSPKINGPGAVWFNPFTSTIIKMPIRTMNMEINANLPSKEGLNVVAIISILYRMQPDKAPPIIETIGVGNEINVISSVFRSSAADVCSRFFAKDMHSAQRANIEKEVTEQMSKILLPRGFEIEAVLLKNIQLPTGLARAVEEKLEAEQQAQRMEFLLDREKREAQRKIIEAEGIRDSQKIIAEGLTKAIIEWQSIEAFRELAKSPNSKIIMTDGKTPLLVNPTTDK, from the coding sequence ATGAAACCTACAAACATAATTTCTGTTGCTGTACTAGTTGCCATCGTAAGCAGTTGCGCGGTGGTTAGGCAAGGTGAAGTTGGAGTAAAAAGAAAAATGGGAAAGCTGAGCCCCAAAATAAATGGACCAGGTGCTGTTTGGTTCAATCCCTTTACCTCAACCATCATTAAGATGCCCATTCGCACCATGAATATGGAAATCAATGCCAACCTACCCTCGAAGGAAGGGTTAAATGTGGTGGCCATCATCTCCATATTATATAGAATGCAGCCTGACAAGGCTCCGCCCATTATCGAAACAATTGGGGTTGGTAATGAGATCAATGTAATCAGCAGTGTGTTCAGGTCGTCTGCGGCCGATGTTTGCTCGCGCTTTTTTGCCAAGGATATGCACTCTGCCCAGCGTGCCAACATTGAAAAAGAAGTGACAGAGCAAATGTCTAAAATTCTTTTGCCGAGAGGCTTTGAGATTGAAGCGGTGTTGCTCAAGAACATACAATTGCCAACTGGCTTAGCGCGGGCAGTAGAAGAAAAACTGGAAGCCGAACAGCAAGCGCAACGAATGGAGTTTTTGCTAGACCGTGAAAAAAGAGAGGCTCAGCGCAAAATCATTGAAGCCGAAGGTATTCGCGATTCACAAAAAATAATCGCGGAGGGATTGACAAAGGCAATCATTGAATGGCAAAGCATTGAAGCTTTTCGTGAGTTAGCGAAATCGCCCAATTCAAAAATAATTATGACGGATGGAAAGACTCCATTGTTAGTTAACCCAACCACCGACAAATAG
- a CDS encoding leucine-rich repeat domain-containing protein, giving the protein MTKSNFPISVTIFLAVQFISIVGEAQLSIANTEFKTLATAFAHREEATWLDLSKQGLTELPDSLFALVNLQYLDLGKNNLTTISGKIKNLKKLKYLVLSYNQIKQLPDEMRELTLLQSLYLDHNKNLEIDQAIIILANLPSLKMLSLAGDNISVVPKSITKVKRLETLDFSENTITSLPTNIPELRQLRVLYINNDAFFNLEKNIRLISKMKKLKELHIENDGITSLPHNINELKQVEYLFLVGNKISEIPAEVNEMKRLRILDLSDNPLPPLLDERVLDPKVIIRLNRKN; this is encoded by the coding sequence ATGACAAAATCAAATTTTCCAATTTCAGTAACCATTTTCCTCGCAGTGCAATTCATATCAATAGTGGGTGAGGCACAACTAAGTATTGCCAATACCGAATTCAAAACGCTAGCTACGGCTTTTGCTCATCGAGAAGAAGCTACTTGGTTAGACTTGAGCAAACAGGGGTTGACGGAACTACCCGACTCTCTTTTTGCTTTAGTGAATTTACAATACTTGGATTTGGGCAAAAATAATCTCACCACTATTTCAGGTAAAATAAAAAATCTCAAAAAACTGAAATACCTGGTACTGTCATACAATCAAATCAAGCAACTTCCTGATGAGATGCGAGAGCTTACCTTGCTTCAAAGCCTCTATCTTGACCATAACAAAAATCTTGAAATCGATCAAGCGATTATCATATTGGCTAATCTTCCATCGCTAAAAATGCTAAGCTTGGCTGGTGATAATATCTCGGTAGTACCTAAAAGTATCACGAAAGTAAAACGGCTTGAAACACTGGATTTTTCAGAAAATACAATTACTAGTCTGCCAACAAACATACCTGAGCTACGCCAGCTTCGTGTATTGTACATCAACAACGATGCTTTTTTTAATCTTGAAAAAAATATTCGGCTGATCAGTAAAATGAAAAAGCTAAAGGAGTTGCATATTGAGAATGATGGGATAACGAGCCTACCGCACAATATAAACGAACTAAAACAAGTGGAATACCTCTTTTTAGTCGGAAATAAAATAAGCGAAATACCAGCCGAAGTAAACGAAATGAAACGACTTCGCATTCTAGATTTGTCGGACAACCCGCTTCCTCCACTTCTTGACGAACGAGTATTGGATCCAAAAGTGATCATTCGCCTCAACCGCAAAAATTGA
- a CDS encoding TerC family protein codes for MSETGILWVTFNAFVVAMLAIDLGIFHRKSHEVGVKEALTWTCVWITLAMLFNLFTYYYFDKGKALEFFTGYLIEKSLSIDNIFVIILIFSYFKVPKAYQHKVLFWGILGALVMRFIFILSGVELIHRFHWLIYIFGGFLIITGVRMLTSGDQKIEPDKNPLIKLAKKIMPITTAFEGDKFFVKRNARTWATPLFLVVILIETTDLIFAVDSIPAILAISDDTFIIYTSNVFALLGLRSLYFALAGIEQYFKYLKFGLSAILVFVGIKMCIVDWFKIPIEISLIVIGFTLAIAMICSRILPLRPKNN; via the coding sequence ATGAGCGAAACAGGAATACTTTGGGTAACCTTTAATGCCTTTGTCGTTGCCATGTTAGCAATCGATTTGGGAATATTTCATAGGAAATCGCACGAGGTTGGCGTGAAAGAAGCGCTTACTTGGACGTGCGTTTGGATAACCTTGGCCATGCTTTTTAACCTGTTTACTTATTACTATTTCGATAAAGGTAAAGCGCTGGAATTTTTTACCGGTTATCTCATCGAAAAATCTCTGAGTATCGATAACATCTTTGTTATCATTTTAATTTTCTCTTATTTTAAAGTGCCTAAAGCTTACCAGCACAAGGTTTTGTTTTGGGGAATATTGGGTGCTTTGGTCATGCGCTTTATATTTATTCTATCCGGTGTAGAGTTGATTCACCGATTTCATTGGCTCATCTATATTTTTGGTGGATTCTTAATTATAACTGGCGTACGCATGCTCACCTCGGGGGATCAAAAAATTGAGCCTGATAAAAATCCATTAATTAAACTGGCAAAAAAGATTATGCCCATTACCACTGCTTTTGAAGGAGACAAGTTTTTTGTAAAGCGCAATGCCCGCACATGGGCCACTCCTCTTTTTTTAGTTGTGATTCTGATAGAAACCACTGATTTAATTTTTGCAGTTGACTCAATACCCGCCATTTTAGCTATTTCAGATGATACCTTTATCATTTACACCTCAAATGTATTTGCTCTTTTGGGGCTTCGGTCACTTTATTTTGCCTTGGCGGGAATAGAGCAATACTTTAAATACTTAAAATTTGGATTGTCGGCCATACTGGTGTTTGTTGGAATAAAAATGTGCATCGTTGATTGGTTTAAAATACCTATAGAAATTTCTCTCATCGTAATAGGTTTTACGCTGGCTATTGCAATGATTTGCTCAAGAATCTTACCGTTGCGCCCAAAAAATAATTAA
- a CDS encoding DUF1624 domain-containing protein, with protein MRFQAIDVLRGITVTLMIIVNSPGNHETTFAPLLHADWHGFTPTDWVFPTFLFVVGNAMCFSLTSSLAAGARTYFYKVVKRASVIFLLGFLMYWFPFVQQIDGQWALKPLAETRIFGVLQRIALCYLFASVLIYFIKEKGLLIFSAVALVGYWLLLLSFGDLSLQGNAVLKLDMWLLGSKHLYLGEGLPFDPEGLLSTLPAIVNVVGGYLVGKYIKERGVTFETIAKLLMAGVLLATIGLVWNWGFPINKKLWTSSFVLYTVGLDVIILSLLLYVIEIRKINRWTYFFEVFGKNTLFLYLISEIGLTIFWIFNIGDKPIYQFLFTDVFSPLAGDYLGSFLFAFTWMMTCWTIGYGMDKKKIYIKV; from the coding sequence ATGAGGTTTCAGGCCATCGATGTATTACGAGGTATTACCGTCACGCTCATGATTATTGTGAACTCCCCCGGAAATCATGAAACGACCTTTGCCCCCTTGCTTCATGCCGACTGGCATGGGTTTACCCCAACCGATTGGGTGTTCCCAACCTTTTTGTTCGTGGTGGGCAATGCCATGTGCTTTAGTTTAACTAGCAGTTTAGCGGCTGGTGCTCGGACTTATTTTTATAAAGTAGTAAAGCGTGCCTCTGTTATTTTTTTGTTAGGTTTTTTAATGTATTGGTTTCCATTTGTTCAACAAATAGATGGGCAATGGGCCTTGAAGCCCTTGGCTGAGACTAGAATTTTTGGAGTGCTGCAGCGAATTGCCTTGTGTTATCTTTTTGCTTCCGTCCTTATTTATTTCATCAAAGAAAAAGGCTTGCTGATTTTCTCAGCCGTTGCTCTGGTCGGCTATTGGCTGCTATTGCTTTCTTTTGGTGACCTCTCTTTACAAGGCAATGCAGTTCTAAAATTGGATATGTGGTTGTTGGGTTCGAAGCATCTTTACTTAGGCGAAGGCCTGCCATTCGATCCGGAAGGCTTGTTGAGCACACTCCCTGCAATCGTGAATGTAGTGGGCGGCTATTTAGTAGGCAAGTATATCAAAGAAAGAGGCGTGACCTTTGAAACGATTGCGAAGTTGTTGATGGCGGGTGTTTTGCTTGCTACAATTGGTTTAGTGTGGAATTGGGGTTTTCCGATAAATAAAAAATTATGGACCAGTTCTTTTGTGCTTTACACGGTGGGGCTAGATGTAATCATCCTTTCCTTATTGCTGTATGTAATTGAAATAAGGAAAATAAATCGATGGACGTATTTTTTTGAAGTGTTCGGTAAAAACACGCTGTTCCTTTATCTGATTTCAGAAATCGGACTAACAATTTTCTGGATATTCAATATTGGTGATAAACCCATTTATCAATTTTTGTTTACCGATGTGTTCTCACCCTTGGCAGGTGATTACCTAGGTTCTTTTCTTTTTGCCTTTACGTGGATGATGACCTGCTGGACCATTGGGTATGGTATGGATAAAAAGAAAATCTACATTAAAGTTTAG
- a CDS encoding ATP-binding cassette domain-containing protein, which yields MSEPVLKAIIKLFALVAKEDTVTKQEREFIEVFLSDHLNQKSVQSHLQLFDEYVRESSDKFGVGIDQESITKLCQSINREVDYKQKSVIMLELMSLILADGDITPSEENLAKSIGQAFNVSSQDIELIKIFIVSKIPELIDNENILVVSNEGKSGPGTKVIKREELDGFMSVLHLKSSNLFFFRYLGHSDVYLNGVPQKPGNINVLATGSIMRWSAADAVYYGEILNKFKSKSDHSRTSFEAEKISYRFKTGKFGLREVTISTESGNLVALMGASGAGKSTLLHVLNGTEKPFEGKVLINGIDIHKNPEKIEGVIGFVPQDDLLIEDLTVYQNLYFAAKLCFSHLEELQIDELVIKTLEDLGLTQTKDLKVGSPLQKTISGGQRKRLNIGLELLREPAVLFVDEPTSGLSSRDSENIIDLLKELSLKGKLVFAVIHQPSSDIFKMFDKLVILDTGGYQIYFGNPVDAVTYFKRNIHLINSDEGECHACGNVNPEQIFNIIETKVINEFGDTTNERKFSPEQWNEIFSKQIKIRSVLRANEIPHSTLHIPSWFKQTRLFSMRDVLSKISNKQYLLINLFEAPMLAFILAFIVRYYNVNDPFKAGYVFSKNLNLPAHLFMSIIVALFMGLTVSAEEIIRDRKILKREKFLHLNRSSYIISKISILFIISALQTALFVAVANYILQIQCVYFIHWGILFTVSCFANLLGLNISSAFNSAVTIYILIPILLIPQLILSGVVVKFDKLNPLIGNTSTVPFVGDLMASRWAFEAAMVAQFKDNEFEKEFYVYDKTMAAADYKKIYMIPELESRLDFVNLNRSNKEPGIRKEVREKLDLLRTTLEHEEKVTKSGFSRNQDLTLERYDSTINQPLIEYLETLKKFYINRYNKADQEKEKKIEQMTNTPEKEKNFTSNKNAYQNEAITELVRNTMEQNRIIETDGKFVQKIYPIYKYPDPDHMVDFNAQFYMPAKHFLNRNIDTFFFNLGVIWLMTFVLALSLYWEVLRRIIDQLSNISNPLEKRM from the coding sequence ATGAGCGAACCCGTACTAAAAGCCATCATAAAGCTATTTGCACTGGTGGCAAAAGAAGATACCGTTACCAAGCAAGAAAGAGAATTCATAGAAGTTTTTCTCTCCGATCACCTCAATCAGAAATCTGTTCAGTCTCATTTACAATTGTTTGACGAATATGTGCGTGAATCATCGGATAAGTTCGGGGTAGGTATCGATCAGGAATCCATTACCAAATTATGTCAAAGCATCAATCGAGAAGTAGACTATAAGCAGAAGTCAGTAATCATGCTCGAACTGATGAGCTTGATTTTGGCAGACGGAGACATTACGCCTTCCGAAGAGAACCTGGCCAAATCAATCGGGCAAGCATTTAATGTATCTTCACAGGATATTGAGTTGATCAAAATTTTTATCGTCTCAAAAATACCTGAACTAATTGACAATGAAAATATTTTGGTTGTATCCAATGAAGGCAAATCAGGACCTGGAACAAAAGTCATCAAGCGAGAAGAGTTGGACGGCTTTATGTCGGTGCTTCACCTAAAGTCGAGCAATCTTTTTTTCTTCCGTTACTTGGGTCATTCGGATGTTTATCTGAATGGTGTGCCTCAAAAACCGGGCAATATCAATGTGCTGGCCACGGGCAGCATTATGCGATGGAGTGCTGCTGATGCGGTTTACTATGGAGAGATTCTAAACAAATTTAAAAGCAAATCAGATCACTCGCGCACGAGCTTTGAAGCCGAAAAAATTTCCTACCGTTTTAAAACAGGCAAGTTCGGTTTGCGGGAAGTAACCATTAGCACAGAATCGGGTAACCTTGTTGCATTGATGGGTGCCAGCGGAGCGGGCAAATCTACTTTGCTACATGTACTGAATGGCACCGAAAAACCGTTTGAGGGAAAAGTACTCATCAATGGTATTGACATTCATAAAAACCCCGAAAAAATTGAAGGAGTGATTGGATTTGTCCCGCAAGATGACTTGCTTATTGAAGACTTAACCGTTTATCAAAATTTATACTTTGCTGCCAAACTTTGCTTTAGCCATTTAGAAGAATTACAGATTGATGAACTAGTTATAAAAACGCTGGAAGACCTAGGACTAACTCAAACTAAAGATTTGAAAGTAGGTTCACCCTTGCAAAAAACCATTAGCGGTGGCCAGCGCAAACGACTTAATATCGGATTAGAACTGCTGCGCGAACCAGCCGTGTTGTTTGTAGATGAACCCACTTCCGGGCTTTCTTCCAGAGATTCAGAAAACATCATTGATCTTTTAAAAGAGCTTTCCTTAAAGGGCAAATTGGTATTTGCCGTTATCCACCAACCATCGTCCGATATTTTTAAAATGTTTGATAAGCTGGTAATCCTTGATACGGGAGGCTATCAAATCTACTTTGGAAATCCAGTAGATGCCGTTACCTATTTCAAGCGCAATATCCATTTGATCAATAGCGATGAGGGCGAATGTCATGCCTGTGGTAATGTAAACCCCGAGCAGATTTTTAATATCATTGAAACCAAAGTCATCAACGAATTTGGTGACACCACAAATGAGCGAAAGTTTTCACCTGAGCAATGGAATGAAATTTTTTCGAAGCAAATAAAAATTCGCTCGGTGCTGCGCGCCAACGAAATTCCGCACTCCACCTTGCACATCCCCAGTTGGTTTAAGCAAACACGTCTGTTTTCCATGCGCGATGTGCTCTCAAAAATCAGCAACAAACAATATTTGCTCATTAATTTATTTGAAGCACCGATGTTGGCATTTATATTGGCGTTTATTGTTCGCTATTACAATGTAAACGACCCCTTCAAAGCCGGGTATGTGTTCAGTAAAAACTTAAACTTGCCTGCTCATTTGTTCATGAGCATTATTGTTGCTTTGTTTATGGGGCTTACCGTAAGTGCCGAAGAAATTATCCGCGACCGTAAAATTCTAAAGCGAGAAAAGTTTTTACATCTGAACAGAAGTAGTTATATCATTTCAAAGATTTCTATTTTGTTCATAATCTCCGCTCTTCAAACAGCTTTGTTTGTGGCGGTGGCAAACTACATTCTTCAAATTCAATGCGTGTACTTCATCCATTGGGGGATTTTGTTCACGGTATCATGCTTTGCCAATTTGTTGGGTTTAAATATTTCCTCTGCATTTAATTCAGCCGTTACCATTTATATTTTAATTCCAATTCTGTTAATACCACAACTAATTCTAAGCGGTGTGGTGGTGAAGTTTGATAAGTTGAACCCGCTTATAGGCAACACCAGCACGGTGCCTTTTGTGGGTGACTTGATGGCTTCGCGTTGGGCTTTTGAAGCGGCCATGGTAGCGCAGTTCAAAGACAACGAGTTTGAAAAGGAATTCTACGTCTATGATAAAACAATGGCCGCTGCCGACTACAAAAAGATCTATATGATTCCAGAACTTGAGTCTCGATTGGACTTTGTTAATCTAAATCGTTCAAACAAAGAACCCGGGATTAGAAAAGAAGTTAGGGAGAAATTAGATTTGCTGAGAACTACCTTAGAGCATGAAGAAAAAGTAACAAAAAGTGGTTTTAGTCGAAATCAAGACTTAACCTTAGAACGCTATGACTCTACTATTAATCAACCCTTGATCGAATACTTAGAAACCTTGAAAAAGTTTTACATTAATCGCTATAACAAAGCTGATCAAGAAAAAGAAAAGAAGATTGAGCAAATGACCAATACTCCTGAAAAAGAAAAGAACTTTACTTCTAACAAAAATGCGTACCAAAATGAAGCCATTACCGAATTGGTCCGCAACACCATGGAACAAAATCGAATCATTGAAACCGATGGCAAATTCGTCCAAAAGATCTACCCGATATATAAATATCCAGATCCTGACCACATGGTTGACTTTAATGCCCAGTTTTATATGCCGGCCAAGCATTTCTTAAACCGAAACATTGACACCTTCTTTTTTAATTTAGGTGTGATTTGGTTGATGACGTTTGTGCTTGCTTTATCATTGTATTGGGAGGTACTACGGAGAATCATCGACCAACTTAGTAACATCTCCAATCCGCTTGAAAAACGGATGTAA
- a CDS encoding YdcF family protein — protein MFFVLSKTLSYLAMPLVIICILLLASLLIKSTRSKKNLLRIAIFSLLFFSNDFICNEVVLWWEVPPTPFHQITKKYEYGILLTGITKSETELKDRVFLSRGADRITHTWQLFQSGIIKKILISGGNGNLKKVKKQEADNVADVLRLMGAPDSVLIIENVSRNTHESAMEIANRFKGQIKPSECLLITSAFHIRRSEACFIHEGWLVDTFSTDLSSHPRKFTFDVLFIPKTEALSNWQLLIKEWIGMIAYKLAGYI, from the coding sequence ATGTTTTTTGTTCTTTCCAAAACATTGAGTTACCTAGCCATGCCGCTGGTAATCATTTGCATCCTATTACTGGCTTCTCTTTTGATCAAATCAACTCGCTCGAAAAAAAATCTACTTCGGATTGCTATTTTCTCGTTACTATTCTTTTCAAATGACTTCATTTGCAACGAAGTAGTTCTCTGGTGGGAGGTTCCCCCTACTCCATTTCATCAAATCACCAAAAAGTATGAATACGGAATTCTGTTAACGGGTATAACCAAATCAGAAACAGAACTTAAGGATAGAGTTTTTCTAAGTCGTGGGGCCGACCGCATTACCCACACGTGGCAACTTTTTCAATCGGGCATCATCAAAAAAATATTGATTTCGGGAGGTAATGGCAATTTAAAAAAAGTAAAAAAACAGGAAGCCGATAACGTTGCTGACGTACTTCGATTAATGGGCGCACCTGACTCGGTGCTCATTATTGAAAATGTTTCGCGCAATACGCATGAATCAGCTATGGAAATCGCCAATCGATTCAAAGGACAAATCAAACCAAGTGAATGCCTGCTCATCACCTCTGCTTTTCATATCAGAAGGTCGGAGGCTTGTTTTATACATGAGGGTTGGCTGGTGGATACATTTAGTACTGATTTAAGTTCTCACCCAAGAAAATTTACTTTTGATGTTCTGTTCATTCCCAAAACAGAAGCGCTGAGCAATTGGCAATTGCTGATAAAAGAATGGATTGGTATGATAGCATATAAATTGGCCGGATATATTTAG